A stretch of DNA from Rhodococcus sp. NBC_00297:
CCGTGGCCGATCTCGTGTCCGATGACCGCACCGATTCCGCCGTAGTTCGCGGCGTCGTCGGCGTCCGGGTCGAAGAACGGGGGCTGCAGGATCGCGGCGGGGAACACGATCTCGTTCATGCCCGGGTTGTAGTAGGCGTTGACGGTCTGCGGGGTCATGAACCACTCGCCGCGGTCCACCGGACCACCGAGCTTGTCCAGATCGCGCTGGTACTCGGCCTCGTAGCCGCGGCGGTAGTTGCCCACCACGTCCGCCGGGTCGATCAGCAGCGAGGAGTAGTCCCGCCAGGTGTCCGGGTAGCCGATCTTCGGGGTGAACTTGTCGAGCTTCGCCAGCGCGGCCGTCCGCGTCTCCGGGCTCATCCACTCGAGGTCGGAGATGTTGCGCCGGTACGCCTCGACGAGGTTGGCCACCAGTTCCTGCATGCGCGTCCGCGAATCGGCCGGGAAGTGCTTCTGCACGTACAGCTTTCCCACCGCCTCGCCCATCAGGTCCTGTACGAGGGAGACGCCGCGCTTCCAGCGCTCGCGGTTGGTCTCGGTTCCCGTCAGCGTCCGGCCGTAGAAGGCGAAGTTCTCGTCGACGATCGCGGACGTCAGGTACGGCGCGCGGGAGTGGAGGATGCGCCAGGTGGCCCAGGCCTTCCAGGCGTCGAGGCTCCGCGTCGACCACAGCTCCGCGAACGTGGTGAGGAACTCGGGCTGGCGGACGACGATCTCGGCGAAGTGCCGGTCCGCGTCGGCGCCGAGGCCCTCGATCCAGGCGCCCCACTCGAAGCCGGGCGCGTCCGCTCGCAGCGACGCGAGCGTCGTCAGGTTGTAGGAGAGATCGGCGTCGCGGCGCTTCACCACGTCCCAGTGGCCCGCCGCCAGGGCGGTCTCGAGATCGAGGACGCTCGCTGCGGAACGGGTCACGCCCGCGAGGGCGAACATGGCGCCGATGTGCCCGGCGTACTGCTCGCGAACCTGTGCGTGCTCGTCCTCCCGGTAGTACGACTCGTCGGGGAGGCCGAGGCCGGACTGCGAGAAGTGGACGAGGTAGCGGTCCGATTTCTTCGAGTCGGTGTCGACGTAGTGCGCGACCGCGCCGCCGACACCGGTGCGCTGCAGAGTGCCGAGTACGCGGGCGAGCGCCTCGCTGTCGGTGGCGTCGGCCACCGCCGCAAGCTCGTCGGCGATCGGCGCGGTGCCGGCCGCCTCGATGGCGTCGGCGTCCAGGAAGCTGCTGTAGAGGTCACCGATCTTCGCGGCGTCCGAGCCGGGCGCCGGGCTGGAGTCCGCCGCGACCTGGATGATGTCGCGGACGTGCTCCTCGGCCCGGTCGTACAGTGTCCGGAATGCGCCGTCGACGGCGCGGTCGGCCGGGATGTCGTACTCGGCCAGCCAGCGGCCGTTGACGTGCTCGAAGAGATCGTCCTGCGCCCTGGTGCCGGCGTCGACGAACTTCAGGTCCAGGCCCGAGGGCCGTGCGAGTGATGCGTCCGAGGTCATGCCTCCATCCTGACAGGCCGGACGAGATGCGCGGGGTCGACGGGGCATTACGCTGGTCCGCGCAGGGTCACGTTGTCGACGAGAGAATTCGGGGTAACCGAGGCTCATGTCCACGGAACAGCACAGCATCGACGAGCCCGTCGCGCCGCCACCCCTCGACGAGGGCGCCCTCCTCGGCGCACTCGCCGCCTGGCTGCCGGAACAGCGGTGGTTCTCGGCCAAGGGTCACACCGTCACCGGAGTGCATCTGCTCACGCGGGAGACGCTGGCCACCACGTCCGAGCTCGTGGTCGAGCACGTACTCGTGCGGGTGGACCTCGAGGGCGCCGAGCCCCAGATCTTCCAGGTGCCTCTCGGTGTCCGAGCCTCGGTGGACGAGGACCTCGACCCGTGGGTCGTCACTCGGGACGGCGGCGCGGTGGTGTTCGACGCCCTGCGTGATCCCGACGCCATCTCGGTCTACTCCGACCTCCTGGCCACCGGCGGGACCGGCGAGGTGCGCTTCCTGGCGATGCCGGGCAGCGACCTGCAGACCGGCCTGCGCGGAAAGGTGCTGGGCGCCGAACAGTCGAACACGTCGGTCATCCTGGGCGACCACCATCTGCTGAAGATCTTCCGGCGCGTCACGATCGGCATCAATCCCGACGTGGAGCTGCACCGGGCGTTGGGCCAGGCGGGGTGCGAGAACGTCGCGCCGCTGCGCGGATGGATGGAAGCGGACATCGACCACACCGAGACGACCCTCGCCATGGCGCAGGACTTCGTGGCGGGATCCACCGAGGGGTGGACCACCGCGCAGGCCAGCGTGCGGGACGTCCTGGCCAGCGGTGACGTGACGACGTCCGACTTCACGAGCGAGGCCCGCGAGCTGGGCCGCGCCGTCGCCTCCGTGCACGCCGATCTCGCGTCGGTGCTGGGCACGTCCCTGGCGCCGGCGGCCGGTACGGCGGCCGACATCTCCGCTCGCGTGGAGACGGCACTGCCGGTGATCGCCGACCTGGAGCAGTACCTCCCGCGCATCCGGGCCCTGATCGACCAGGCAGCGGGCACGGGCGGCATCGACACCCAGCGCATCCACGGTGACCTGCATCTGGGGCAGGTGCTCCGCACGTCGGAGCGGTGGGTCCTCATCGACTTCGAGGGCGAACCGTCGAAGACGTTCGAGGAGCGGCGCACTCCGGACAGCACGCTGCGCGACGTGGCAGGGATGATCCGCTCTTTCGACTACGCCGCCATGAGCCACGTCGTCGAGATCGAGGATTCGCAGGAACGGGCGCGACTCGAGCCCGTGGCGCGGGAGTGGGTGGAGCGCAACGTGTCCGCATTCTGCGACGGCTACACCGAGGTGGCGGGACACGACCCGCGCATCTCGTGGGCGCTGCTGCGAGCGTACGAGCTGGACAAGGCCGTGTACGAGGCCGTCTAC
This window harbors:
- a CDS encoding M13 family metallopeptidase codes for the protein MTSDASLARPSGLDLKFVDAGTRAQDDLFEHVNGRWLAEYDIPADRAVDGAFRTLYDRAEEHVRDIIQVAADSSPAPGSDAAKIGDLYSSFLDADAIEAAGTAPIADELAAVADATDSEALARVLGTLQRTGVGGAVAHYVDTDSKKSDRYLVHFSQSGLGLPDESYYREDEHAQVREQYAGHIGAMFALAGVTRSAASVLDLETALAAGHWDVVKRRDADLSYNLTTLASLRADAPGFEWGAWIEGLGADADRHFAEIVVRQPEFLTTFAELWSTRSLDAWKAWATWRILHSRAPYLTSAIVDENFAFYGRTLTGTETNRERWKRGVSLVQDLMGEAVGKLYVQKHFPADSRTRMQELVANLVEAYRRNISDLEWMSPETRTAALAKLDKFTPKIGYPDTWRDYSSLLIDPADVVGNYRRGYEAEYQRDLDKLGGPVDRGEWFMTPQTVNAYYNPGMNEIVFPAAILQPPFFDPDADDAANYGGIGAVIGHEIGHGFDDQGAKYDGDGNLVDWWTDSDRSEFGKRTTALIEQYDSFEPKALPGHHVNGKFTIGENIGDLGGLSIAVEAYKISLNGSAAPEIDGLTGLQRVFFGWAQVWRTKARDAEALRRLSIDPHSPPEFRCNGVVRNLDSFHEAFEVTEQDALYLDPQQRVRIW
- a CDS encoding maltokinase N-terminal cap-like domain-containing protein, which translates into the protein MSTEQHSIDEPVAPPPLDEGALLGALAAWLPEQRWFSAKGHTVTGVHLLTRETLATTSELVVEHVLVRVDLEGAEPQIFQVPLGVRASVDEDLDPWVVTRDGGAVVFDALRDPDAISVYSDLLATGGTGEVRFLAMPGSDLQTGLRGKVLGAEQSNTSVILGDHHLLKIFRRVTIGINPDVELHRALGQAGCENVAPLRGWMEADIDHTETTLAMAQDFVAGSTEGWTTAQASVRDVLASGDVTTSDFTSEARELGRAVASVHADLASVLGTSLAPAAGTAADISARVETALPVIADLEQYLPRIRALIDQAAGTGGIDTQRIHGDLHLGQVLRTSERWVLIDFEGEPSKTFEERRTPDSTLRDVAGMIRSFDYAAMSHVVEIEDSQERARLEPVAREWVERNVSAFCDGYTEVAGHDPRISWALLRAYELDKAVYEAVYEARNRPTWLSIPLHAIERLVAE